In Streptomyces capitiformicae, one genomic interval encodes:
- the fabG gene encoding 3-oxoacyl-ACP reductase FabG, which yields MSTTEQRVAVVTGAARGIGAATAVRLAAEGRAVAVIDLDEAACKDTVEKITAVGGKALAVGCDVSDEAQVEAAVTRIAEELGAPTILVNNAGVLRDNLLFKMSASDWDTVMNVHLRGAFLMSKACQKYMVDAKFGRIVNLSSSSALGNRGQVNYSAAKAGLQGFTKTLAIELGKFGVTANAVAPGFIVTDMTAATAARVGMGFEDFQAAAATQIPVQRVGRPEDIAGAIAYFTGEDAGFVSGQVLYVAGGPLN from the coding sequence ATGTCCACCACTGAGCAGCGTGTCGCCGTGGTCACGGGTGCCGCGCGTGGCATCGGCGCCGCGACCGCCGTACGACTGGCCGCCGAGGGGCGTGCCGTCGCGGTGATCGACCTCGACGAGGCCGCGTGCAAGGACACCGTGGAGAAGATCACCGCCGTCGGCGGCAAGGCGCTCGCGGTCGGCTGCGACGTCTCCGACGAGGCCCAGGTCGAGGCCGCCGTCACCCGCATCGCCGAGGAGCTGGGCGCGCCTACGATCCTCGTGAACAACGCGGGTGTGCTCCGCGACAACCTGCTGTTCAAGATGAGCGCGTCCGACTGGGACACGGTCATGAACGTGCACCTGCGCGGCGCCTTCCTCATGTCGAAGGCCTGTCAGAAGTACATGGTGGACGCCAAGTTCGGCCGGATCGTCAACCTTTCCTCGTCCTCGGCGCTCGGCAACCGCGGCCAGGTCAACTACTCCGCCGCCAAGGCCGGTCTGCAGGGCTTCACCAAGACCCTCGCCATCGAGCTCGGCAAGTTCGGCGTCACCGCCAACGCCGTGGCGCCCGGCTTCATCGTCACCGACATGACCGCCGCCACCGCCGCCCGCGTCGGCATGGGCTTCGAGGACTTCCAGGCCGCCGCCGCGACCCAGATCCCCGTCCAGCGTGTCGGCCGGCCGGAGGACATCGCCGGAGCGATCGCCTACTTCACGGGCGAGGACGCCGGGTTCGTCTCCGGTCAGGTGCTGTACGTCGCCGGCGGACCGCTCAACTAA
- a CDS encoding SDR family oxidoreductase translates to MTSVELPELSGKVALITGASRGIGYGIAEALVARGDRVCITGRNEDALKEAVEKLGADRVIGVAGKAHDEAHQALAVERTMEAFGRVDFLVNNAGTNPVFGPIADMDLNVARKVFETNVVSALGFAQKTWHAWQKDNGGAIVNIASVAGVSASPFIAAYGISKAAMINLTVQLAHEFSPKVRANAIAPAVVKTKFAQALYEGREAEAAASYPLGRLGVPSDIGGAAAFLTSEQSDWITGQTLVVDGGIFLNAGVG, encoded by the coding sequence ATGACTTCGGTGGAACTCCCCGAGCTCTCGGGCAAGGTCGCCCTCATCACCGGCGCCAGCCGCGGCATCGGCTACGGCATCGCCGAGGCCCTCGTCGCGCGCGGCGACCGGGTGTGCATCACGGGCCGCAACGAGGACGCCCTCAAGGAGGCCGTCGAGAAGCTCGGCGCCGACCGCGTCATCGGTGTGGCGGGCAAGGCCCACGACGAGGCCCACCAGGCGCTCGCCGTGGAGCGCACCATGGAAGCCTTCGGCCGCGTCGACTTCCTGGTCAACAACGCCGGTACGAACCCCGTGTTCGGCCCGATCGCCGACATGGACCTCAACGTGGCGCGCAAGGTGTTCGAGACCAACGTCGTCTCGGCCCTCGGCTTCGCCCAGAAGACCTGGCACGCCTGGCAGAAGGACAACGGCGGCGCGATCGTCAACATCGCCTCCGTCGCCGGGGTCTCGGCCTCGCCGTTCATCGCCGCGTACGGCATCAGCAAGGCCGCCATGATCAACCTGACCGTGCAGCTGGCGCACGAGTTCTCGCCCAAGGTGCGGGCCAACGCCATCGCGCCGGCCGTGGTGAAGACCAAGTTCGCCCAGGCCCTGTACGAGGGCCGGGAGGCCGAGGCCGCCGCGTCCTACCCGCTCGGCCGGCTCGGGGTGCCCTCCGACATCGGCGGCGCCGCCGCGTTCCTCACCTCCGAGCAGTCCGACTGGATCACCGGCCAGACCCTCGTGGTGGACGGCGGCATCTTCCTCAACGCCGGAGTCGGCTGA
- a CDS encoding ABC transporter substrate-binding protein, whose product MFNRNRYLPSLAAIASIAMVAGCGVFSSDASEDADPIVVGTTSPPSTLDPAAAWDSSWELMRNVYQPLLNYSPGGTEPEPDAAESCEFTDNDSTTYSCTLREGLKFSNGHTLDAKAVKHSFDRIKKINVNGGPAGLLTTLSRVQTKGDREVVFHLSQPDATFPLVLTTPAMSIVDPEEYPADKLREDGKITGSGPYNLSSFKEGETAELTTNENYQGIADIKNSGITIRYFSDSAEEVKALKAKEIDVIYRGLGAEDIVDIQANHDEQGLQIVENATTEISYLVFNPAKDTWAKNPAVRKAVAQVLDRPALAHNIYKDTVEPLYSMIPRGLVGHTTGFFDDYGNPSANKAKKILAEAGITERVPLTLWYTTDRYGSQTKPAFEELKRQLEASGLFTITLKSRPWKDYFEGYQKGEYPVFGRGWNPDFNDADNFIAPFVGEQNALGTPYDAPEIIDELLPRSRAESDRGAVSEEFEKAQQILVDDARLIPLWQGKAYTAANEEIAGLENVIDVATMMTMWQLSWKTSW is encoded by the coding sequence GTGTTCAACCGGAACCGATACCTGCCGTCTCTCGCGGCGATCGCGTCCATAGCCATGGTGGCCGGGTGTGGTGTGTTCTCCTCGGACGCCTCCGAAGACGCGGATCCGATTGTCGTGGGCACCACCAGCCCGCCCAGCACCCTGGACCCGGCTGCTGCCTGGGACAGCTCCTGGGAGCTGATGCGCAACGTCTACCAGCCCCTCCTGAACTACTCGCCCGGCGGTACCGAGCCCGAGCCCGACGCCGCGGAGAGCTGCGAGTTCACCGACAACGACAGCACGACGTACAGCTGCACGCTGCGCGAGGGCCTGAAGTTCTCCAACGGGCACACGCTGGACGCCAAGGCCGTCAAGCACTCGTTCGACCGGATCAAGAAGATCAATGTCAACGGCGGGCCCGCGGGTCTGCTGACCACGCTCTCCCGGGTGCAGACGAAGGGTGACCGCGAGGTCGTCTTCCACCTCAGCCAGCCCGACGCCACCTTCCCGCTCGTGCTCACCACGCCCGCCATGTCGATCGTGGACCCCGAGGAGTACCCCGCGGACAAGCTCCGTGAGGACGGGAAGATCACCGGCTCCGGGCCGTACAACCTGTCCTCCTTCAAGGAGGGCGAGACCGCCGAGCTCACCACCAACGAGAATTACCAGGGCATAGCGGACATCAAGAACAGCGGCATCACCATCCGCTACTTCTCGGACTCGGCCGAGGAGGTCAAGGCCCTCAAGGCCAAGGAGATCGATGTCATCTACCGCGGCCTCGGCGCCGAGGACATCGTGGACATCCAGGCCAACCACGATGAACAGGGCCTCCAGATCGTCGAGAACGCCACCACGGAGATCAGCTACCTGGTCTTCAACCCCGCCAAGGACACCTGGGCCAAGAACCCCGCCGTCCGCAAGGCGGTCGCCCAGGTTCTCGACCGCCCGGCGCTCGCGCACAACATCTACAAGGACACCGTCGAGCCGCTGTACTCCATGATCCCCAGGGGTCTGGTGGGGCACACGACCGGCTTCTTCGACGACTACGGCAACCCGAGCGCCAACAAGGCCAAGAAGATCCTCGCGGAAGCGGGCATCACCGAGCGCGTCCCGCTGACGCTCTGGTACACCACCGACCGCTACGGCTCGCAGACCAAGCCGGCCTTCGAGGAGCTCAAGCGACAGCTCGAGGCATCCGGCCTGTTCACGATCACCCTGAAGAGCCGGCCCTGGAAGGACTACTTCGAGGGCTACCAGAAGGGCGAGTACCCGGTGTTCGGGCGTGGCTGGAACCCCGACTTCAACGACGCGGACAACTTCATCGCGCCGTTCGTCGGCGAGCAGAACGCGCTCGGCACCCCGTACGACGCCCCCGAGATCATCGACGAGCTGCTGCCGCGGTCCCGCGCGGAGAGCGACCGCGGGGCCGTGTCCGAGGAGTTCGAGAAGGCCCAGCAGATCCTCGTGGACGACGCGCGGCTGATTCCGCTGTGGCAGGGCAAGGCGTACACGGCCGCGAACGAGGAGATCGCCGGTCTGGAGAACGTCATCGATGTGGCGACGATGATGACGATGTGGCAGCTGTCCTGGAAGACCAGCTGGTAG
- a CDS encoding helix-turn-helix domain-containing protein — translation MPIAVDIDVMLARRKMSVGELADRVGITPANLAVLKNGRAKAVRFATLAALCEVLKCQPGDLLRWEAEDTAGE, via the coding sequence ATGCCGATCGCCGTCGACATCGACGTGATGCTGGCCAGGCGGAAGATGTCCGTGGGTGAACTCGCTGACCGCGTAGGGATCACGCCCGCCAACCTGGCGGTACTCAAGAACGGCCGCGCCAAGGCGGTGCGCTTCGCGACGCTCGCCGCGCTCTGCGAGGTGCTCAAGTGCCAGCCAGGCGACCTGCTGCGCTGGGAGGCCGAGGACACCGCGGGCGAATGA
- a CDS encoding DUF2975 domain-containing protein has product MGKLAVRALRAVLVVVLTGTVFVQALMVWALVSGSDPEDGSLPLTPLRVITILGIGTAQVALVCVWRLVTMVRRGTVFSHAAFRYVDVIIGAIVAAALVWFAVTALNAPGQRDDPGVTLIMGGIGVAILGVALIVLVLRMLLAQAVARDVEAAQMQAELDEVI; this is encoded by the coding sequence ATGGGAAAGCTGGCAGTGCGCGCGCTGCGCGCCGTGCTCGTGGTGGTGCTCACCGGCACCGTGTTCGTACAGGCATTGATGGTGTGGGCGTTGGTCAGCGGGAGTGACCCGGAGGACGGGTCGCTCCCGCTGACCCCGCTGCGCGTGATCACGATCCTGGGCATCGGGACGGCCCAGGTCGCCCTGGTCTGTGTATGGCGACTGGTAACGATGGTGCGACGCGGAACCGTGTTCTCCCACGCCGCCTTCCGGTACGTGGACGTCATCATCGGCGCGATCGTTGCGGCTGCTCTCGTGTGGTTCGCAGTCACGGCCCTGAATGCGCCCGGCCAGCGGGACGACCCGGGCGTCACCCTCATCATGGGCGGGATTGGCGTGGCCATCCTGGGAGTCGCGCTCATCGTGCTCGTGCTGCGGATGCTGCTCGCCCAGGCCGTCGCCCGCGACGTCGAAGCGGCCCAGATGCAGGCCGAGTTGGACGAGGTGATCTGA
- a CDS encoding DUF6415 family natural product biosynthesis protein — translation MVLAREELPATPSRVPCYLVMLLRDELTLLVPALEKATLGLPKGDGLAVRALARAAEARTRLGLTAGALAPGKAETEQWVHAQFLARSVNCLRRHLEKLEGLDREPVKYCRRCSRSSPTSGTPGTPSMPRLPPFPRCTSTWAGNARDQDLAEEKPGRLSRACPVGGLSGLSGRCRWFVGGNRQSRPHDANRQGNQRREGRCHRAGAGQALRGDQGAGRCRSGCA, via the coding sequence CTGGTGCTTGCCCGGGAGGAACTGCCCGCCACGCCGTCGCGGGTGCCGTGCTACCTGGTCATGCTCCTCCGGGACGAGCTGACGCTGTTGGTCCCCGCGCTCGAGAAGGCCACCCTTGGGTTGCCCAAGGGGGATGGCCTGGCGGTGCGCGCGCTGGCCAGGGCTGCTGAAGCCCGTACCCGGCTCGGTCTCACCGCTGGGGCTCTGGCGCCCGGCAAGGCCGAGACCGAGCAGTGGGTGCACGCGCAGTTCCTCGCTCGCTCGGTCAACTGCCTGCGCAGGCACCTGGAGAAGCTGGAGGGTCTGGACAGAGAGCCGGTGAAGTACTGCCGGCGCTGCTCCCGGTCCAGCCCGACGAGCGGTACACCGGGCACACCATCCATGCCGCGACTGCCGCCGTTCCCACGGTGTACGAGCACCTGGGCGGGCAATGCCCGTGACCAGGACCTTGCCGAGGAGAAGCCGGGACGGCTGTCGCGCGCATGCCCCGTCGGCGGGCTGTCGGGGCTGTCGGGGAGATGTCGGTGGTTTGTCGGTGGCAACCGGCAGAGTCGTCCCCATGACGCGAATCGACAAGGAAACCAGCGGCGCGAAGGGCGCTGTCACCGTGCGGGGGCTGGTCAAGCATTACGGGGAGACCAGGGCGCTGGACGGTGTCGATCTGGATGTGCGTGA
- a CDS encoding ATP-binding cassette domain-containing protein: MTRIDKETSGAKGAVTVRGLVKHYGETRALDGVDLDVREGTVMGVLGPNGAGKTTLVRCLSTLIVPDAGQAIVAGYDVVRQPRQLRRVIGLTGQYASVDEKLPGWENLYMIGRLLDLPRKEARARADELLERFSLTEAAKRPTSTYSGGMRRRLDLAASMIGRPTVLYLDEPTTGLDPRTRNEVWDEVKRMVGDGVTVLLTTQYMEEAEQLASELTVVDRGKVIAGGAIEELKAKVGGRTLRVRPADPVRLRPLARELDELGITGLATTTVDAERGDVLVPILSDEQLTAVIGAVTARGITISSISTELPSLDEVFLSLTGHRASTPQDATPAETREEVAV, from the coding sequence ATGACGCGAATCGACAAGGAAACCAGCGGCGCGAAGGGCGCTGTCACCGTGCGGGGGCTGGTCAAGCATTACGGGGAGACCAGGGCGCTGGACGGTGTCGATCTGGATGTGCGTGAGGGCACCGTGATGGGGGTGCTCGGGCCGAACGGGGCGGGGAAGACGACGCTGGTGCGGTGTCTGTCCACGCTGATCGTGCCGGATGCCGGGCAGGCGATCGTGGCGGGGTACGACGTCGTACGGCAGCCGCGGCAGTTGCGGCGGGTGATCGGGCTGACCGGGCAGTACGCGTCCGTGGACGAGAAGCTGCCCGGCTGGGAGAACCTGTACATGATCGGGCGGCTGCTCGATCTCCCGCGCAAGGAGGCACGCGCGCGGGCCGACGAACTGCTGGAGCGGTTCTCCCTCACCGAGGCCGCCAAGCGCCCGACGAGCACCTACTCCGGTGGTATGCGGCGGCGGCTCGACCTCGCCGCGTCGATGATCGGGCGGCCGACCGTCCTGTATCTCGACGAACCGACGACCGGGCTCGACCCGCGCACCCGCAACGAGGTGTGGGACGAGGTCAAGCGGATGGTCGGGGACGGGGTCACCGTCCTGCTCACCACCCAGTACATGGAAGAGGCCGAACAACTCGCCTCCGAGCTGACCGTGGTGGACCGCGGCAAGGTCATCGCGGGCGGCGCCATCGAGGAACTGAAGGCCAAGGTCGGCGGACGGACGCTGCGGGTGCGGCCGGCCGACCCGGTGCGGCTGCGGCCGCTCGCCCGCGAGCTGGACGAACTGGGCATCACCGGGCTCGCCACCACCACCGTGGACGCAGAGCGGGGTGACGTCCTGGTGCCCATCCTCAGCGACGAGCAGCTGACCGCCGTGATCGGCGCGGTCACCGCGCGCGGCATCACGATCTCCTCCATCAGTACCGAACTGCCCAGCCTGGACGAGGTGTTCCTGTCCCTCACCGGCCACCGGGCCAGTACCCCGCAGGACGCCACGCCCGCCGAGACCCGCGA